From a single Mycolicibacterium moriokaense genomic region:
- a CDS encoding 2-oxo-4-hydroxy-4-carboxy-5-ureidoimidazoline decarboxylase, which translates to MHQGIGLEAFNAMPMRRAVHAIFECCYSVPLAADLCRSRPFATHDELFRAADALLFGLAEESIDTILQAYPDVGRRPGSEKSAAEQCAIWCEEPVMDQLSQASKRYLEHFGFGFVMFVNGYTAQDVLATMSDRLHNDAETERKVVRNELARINRTRLERMLGPEGGYDNW; encoded by the coding sequence ATGCATCAGGGGATCGGCCTCGAGGCGTTCAACGCAATGCCGATGCGGCGAGCGGTGCACGCCATCTTCGAGTGCTGCTACAGCGTCCCGCTGGCAGCCGATCTGTGCCGCAGTCGGCCGTTCGCCACCCACGACGAACTCTTCCGTGCGGCCGACGCGCTGCTGTTCGGCCTCGCCGAGGAGTCGATTGACACGATCCTGCAGGCCTATCCCGACGTCGGCCGCAGGCCGGGCAGCGAGAAGTCGGCCGCGGAGCAGTGCGCCATCTGGTGCGAAGAGCCCGTGATGGACCAACTGAGCCAGGCGTCCAAGCGCTACCTGGAGCACTTCGGCTTCGGCTTCGTCATGTTCGTCAACGGCTACACGGCACAGGATGTGCTGGCGACGATGTCCGACCGGCTGCACAACGACGCCGAAACCGAGCGCAAGGTCGTGCGAAACGAACTCGCCAGGATCAATCGCACCCGTCTCGAACGGATGTTGGGCCCCGAAGGCGGCTACGACAACTGGTGA
- a CDS encoding inorganic diphosphatase: protein MQFDVVIEIPKGSRNKYEVDHDTGRVKLDRYLYTAMGYPTDYGFFENTLGEDGDPLDALVLLPESVFPGCIVEARPVAMFQMTDEAGGDDKLLCVPAGDGRWDHIQDLEDVPAYELDAIKHFFVHYKDLEPGKYVKAADWVGREKAEAELQASIERFKNAGH, encoded by the coding sequence GTGCAATTCGACGTAGTCATCGAGATCCCCAAGGGTTCGCGGAACAAGTACGAGGTGGACCACGACACCGGCCGGGTGAAGCTGGATCGCTACCTGTACACCGCGATGGGCTACCCGACCGATTACGGTTTCTTCGAGAACACGCTCGGCGAGGACGGCGATCCGCTGGACGCGCTGGTACTGCTGCCGGAGTCCGTGTTCCCCGGCTGCATCGTCGAGGCACGTCCTGTCGCGATGTTCCAGATGACCGACGAGGCCGGCGGCGACGACAAGCTGCTGTGCGTGCCTGCGGGCGACGGGCGCTGGGACCACATCCAGGACCTCGAAGACGTCCCCGCCTACGAACTCGACGCGATCAAGCACTTCTTCGTGCACTACAAGGACCTCGAGCCCGGCAAGTACGTCAAGGCCGCGGACTGGGTGGGGCGCGAGAAGGCCGAGGCCGAACTACAGGCCTCGATCGAGCGGTTCAAAAACGCAGGCCACTGA
- a CDS encoding DUF6159 family protein has translation MGAISRGWALTKQSWVVLKNDRSLVIFPILSAAFATVAVVVIMVPTALVAGADQNNPGYAVAAVVTIYVSTFIAVFFNVALAACAARSLRGEDTTIGEGISAATRQLGPILGWTLVAGTVGLVLRILEERFPLAGRIAVWIAGAAWAVATFFVIPVIALEGTGPIRSLKRSVAVVRAKWGEGATGQVAISAVTGLIVFGLVLVGGAAGYALVAVGLAPVAFAVGAVAVAAVIVVAVVSSALNSIFRVAVYEYAATGQAPAAFDPALVQSAFGPRGRRA, from the coding sequence ATGGGCGCCATTTCCCGCGGCTGGGCTCTGACGAAGCAGAGCTGGGTGGTCTTGAAGAACGACAGGTCGCTGGTGATCTTCCCGATCCTGTCGGCGGCTTTCGCGACCGTCGCCGTCGTGGTCATCATGGTCCCGACGGCCCTGGTCGCGGGCGCCGACCAGAACAACCCCGGGTACGCCGTGGCGGCGGTCGTGACCATCTACGTGTCGACGTTCATCGCCGTGTTCTTCAACGTGGCGCTGGCGGCATGTGCGGCGCGCTCGCTGCGTGGCGAGGACACGACCATCGGCGAGGGCATTTCGGCCGCGACGCGCCAACTCGGGCCGATCCTCGGCTGGACCCTCGTGGCGGGCACCGTCGGGCTGGTCCTGCGGATTCTGGAGGAACGCTTCCCGCTGGCAGGCCGGATCGCGGTCTGGATCGCCGGTGCCGCGTGGGCGGTGGCGACGTTCTTCGTGATCCCGGTGATCGCGCTGGAGGGCACCGGACCGATCCGGTCGCTGAAACGATCGGTTGCGGTCGTGCGCGCGAAATGGGGTGAGGGTGCGACGGGGCAGGTCGCGATCTCGGCGGTCACGGGACTGATCGTCTTCGGACTCGTCCTCGTCGGAGGTGCCGCCGGCTACGCGCTCGTCGCCGTCGGTCTCGCCCCGGTCGCCTTCGCTGTCGGCGCGGTCGCGGTGGCCGCCGTGATCGTCGTCGCCGTCGTGTCCAGCGCGCTCAACTCGATCTTCCGCGTCGCCGTATACGAGTACGCGGCGACGGGGCAGGCGCCCGCCGCCTTCGATCCTGCCCTCGTGCAGTCCGCCTTCGGCCCCCGCGGCCGGCGGGCCTGA